One part of the Pristis pectinata isolate sPriPec2 chromosome 15, sPriPec2.1.pri, whole genome shotgun sequence genome encodes these proteins:
- the LOC127578451 gene encoding apoptosis facilitator Bcl-2-like protein 14, whose protein sequence is MGPSDDAVESNSMSENNSADDNSFEFRILMAYAERTFLMDERSKNKSSSSKIGKRKANQSAGARDNVDLPHNVSPDEHPKVELKESTVIHSDENKKNSVRKSKRKPKWKRLIPRCLRAATSNREAEEYGKSEAVEAALRSSCEIVFPEPEHVSELDPHEVAEMLQNVMNTTVSFRMLRSPSLEVDRPDDDQKTIDRIVEFLTAKGDSIDEEIKKDPQFAKLFSEKSSFSFFKKVMDYALQATLPVEMNSEAESEAKVKLNKFALVVHATTKFAVAGNHPMARIMGFGTKYLQENFTTWVVEKGGWEQIIEEEYVD, encoded by the exons ATGGGTCCATCCGATGATGCAGTGGAGAGTAATTCCATGTCAGAGAACAACTCTGCAGATGACAACAGCTTTGAGTTTAGGATATTGATGGCCTATGCCGAAAGGACTTTCTTGATGGATGAAAGGTCGAAAAATAAATCATCGTCATCCAAGATAGGCAAAAGGAAAGCAAACCAGTCTGCAGGTGCCCGGGATAATGTGGATCTACCACATAATGTTAGCCCGGATGAACATCCAAAGGTTGAACTAAAGGAATCCACTGTAATCCATTCTGATGAGAACAAGAAAAATTCTGTTCGCAAAAGCAAAAGGAAACCCAAATGGAAAAGACTGATTCCAAGATGTTTACGAGCAGCAACATCAAATCGTGAGGCCGAAGAATATGGAAAGAGTGAAGCGGTTGAGGCAGCATTAAGATCTTCGTGTGAAATTGTTTTTCCTGAACCAGAACATG TTTCAGAACTGGACCCTCATGAGGTTGCTGAAATGCTGCAAAATGTTATGAACACAACAGTTTCATTTAGGATGTTGCGTTCTCCCAGTTTGGAAGTGGATAGACCAG atgATGATCAGAAAACCATAGACCGAATTGTTGAGTTCTTGACTGCCAAAGGAGATTCTATTGATGAAGAa ATTAAGAAGGACCCACAATTTGCCAAACTGTTTAGTGAAAAGTCATccttttcatttttcaaaaaagTAATGGATTATGCCCTTCAAGCAACCTTACCTGTGGAAATGAATTCGGAAGCAGAGAGTGAAGCAAAAGTAAAGTTGAACAAATTTGCTTTGGTTGTACATGCAACTACTAAGTTTGCTGTTGCTGGCAACCACCCAATGGCTCGAATCATGGGCTTTGGAACAAAGTACTTACAGGAAAACTTCACTACCTGGGTCGTCGAAAAAGGAGGATGG GAGCAGATAATTGAAGAGGAGTATGTTGACTGA